In Serratia marcescens subsp. marcescens ATCC 13880, a single genomic region encodes these proteins:
- a CDS encoding AraC family transcriptional regulator has protein sequence MPEIRHFPESLIPAPNPVQFRCEEFNARTEFQPHSHTWGQLMWVKAGVMVLRIGGQRFLAPPEFVLWAPAGIEHSCYNQRLAQCRMVDITPALCAGMPADPCLVSVTPIFRAIAEDFYARKQYIPQAEEDLRLCQVLIDQLRLSPRQQTYLPSSDDKFLAPVLEALEHCPADNTSLATWAARVYTTERTLSRRCQQDLGMSFSEWRQRLRFLHAVSLLEQGKTVQDVALDVGYSSASAFIVMFQQIAGTTPERFRRA, from the coding sequence ATGCCAGAAATCCGCCATTTCCCCGAGTCGCTGATCCCGGCGCCCAACCCGGTGCAGTTCCGCTGCGAAGAGTTTAACGCGCGCACCGAATTCCAGCCGCACAGCCACACCTGGGGCCAGTTGATGTGGGTCAAGGCCGGGGTGATGGTGCTGCGCATCGGCGGGCAGCGCTTTCTGGCGCCGCCGGAGTTCGTGTTGTGGGCGCCGGCGGGCATCGAACACTCCTGCTACAACCAGCGACTGGCGCAGTGCCGCATGGTGGACATCACGCCGGCGCTGTGCGCCGGTATGCCGGCCGACCCCTGTCTGGTGAGCGTCACGCCCATCTTCCGCGCCATCGCCGAGGATTTCTATGCGCGCAAGCAGTACATTCCGCAGGCGGAGGAGGATTTGCGCCTGTGCCAGGTGCTGATCGATCAGCTGCGCCTGTCGCCGCGTCAGCAAACCTATCTGCCGTCGTCGGACGACAAATTTTTGGCGCCGGTGCTGGAAGCGCTGGAGCATTGTCCGGCGGACAACACCTCGCTGGCGACGTGGGCGGCGCGGGTCTACACCACCGAGCGCACGCTGTCGCGCCGCTGCCAGCAGGATCTGGGCATGTCGTTCAGCGAGTGGCGCCAGCGCCTGCGTTTTCTGCATGCCGTGTCGTTGCTCGAGCAGGGCAAAACCGTGCAGGACGTGGCGTTGGACGTCGGCTACAGCTCCGCGTCGGCCTTTATCGTCATGTTCCAGCAGATCGCCGGCACCACCCCTGAACGCTTTCGCCGTGCCTGA
- a CDS encoding DMT family transporter, protein MNMLFPLLAVLIWSINAVVSKLSATAIDPAAISLYRWLLALVALTPFVLPGVLRNWAQVRANWWKLMILGLLGMVLYQSLAYYAAHSVSALFMGIIVSLIPLLTILISIVLLRIAPTVGVLLGSILSFGGLIWLVSGGQPGVLLQHGIGKGELMMLLATASYALYGVLTKRWAIALPNWQSLYVQILFGVLLLLPNFLMAQNVGLNGHNLPLVLFAGIPASIIAPFLWIQGVMRLGANTASIFMNLAPVFTAAIAVLFLHEQLHGYHLIGGGITLLGVILSQRLRTPLTRKAKAPAADVESCKEQA, encoded by the coding sequence ATGAATATGCTCTTCCCGCTGTTGGCCGTGCTGATTTGGTCGATTAACGCCGTCGTCAGCAAACTCTCCGCCACCGCCATCGATCCGGCGGCCATTTCGCTCTACCGCTGGCTGCTGGCGCTGGTTGCCCTGACGCCGTTCGTGCTGCCGGGCGTGCTGCGCAATTGGGCGCAGGTGCGCGCCAACTGGTGGAAGTTGATGATCCTCGGCCTGCTGGGCATGGTGCTGTATCAAAGCCTGGCCTATTACGCGGCGCACAGCGTCAGCGCGCTGTTTATGGGCATCATCGTGTCGCTGATCCCGCTGCTGACCATCCTGATCAGCATCGTCCTGCTGCGCATTGCGCCGACCGTCGGCGTGCTGCTCGGCAGTATTCTCTCCTTCGGCGGTTTGATCTGGCTGGTCAGCGGCGGCCAGCCCGGCGTACTGCTGCAGCACGGTATCGGCAAGGGGGAATTGATGATGCTGCTCGCCACCGCCTCTTACGCGCTGTATGGCGTGTTGACCAAACGCTGGGCCATCGCGCTGCCGAACTGGCAATCGCTGTACGTGCAGATCCTGTTCGGCGTGCTGCTGCTGCTGCCTAATTTCCTGATGGCGCAGAATGTCGGCTTGAACGGCCATAACCTGCCGCTGGTGCTGTTCGCCGGCATTCCGGCTTCGATCATCGCCCCGTTCCTGTGGATCCAGGGCGTGATGCGCCTGGGCGCCAACACCGCCTCGATCTTCATGAACCTGGCGCCGGTGTTTACCGCCGCTATCGCCGTGCTGTTCCTGCATGAGCAGTTGCACGGTTACCACCTGATCGGCGGCGGCATTACCCTGCTGGGCGTTATCCTGTCGCAGCGGCTGCGCACGCCGCTGACGCGTAAAGCCAAAGCCCCGGCGGCTGACGTCGAGTCCTGCAAAGAACAGGCTTAA